The following proteins are encoded in a genomic region of Acidobacteriota bacterium:
- the dnaK gene encoding molecular chaperone DnaK has translation MGKVIGIDLGTTNCCVSVLEGGTVQIISNKEGGRTTPSVVGFTDKDERLVGQIAKRQAVTNAANTLYAVKRLIGRKFDAPEVEKMRTNVPFEIVKAPNGDAHIRVLDRIYSPPEISAIVLQRLKLAAEEFLGDKITEAIITVPAYFDDMQRQATRDAGKIAGLEVERIINEPTAAALAYGFGKSKTEKVAVYDLGGGTFDISIMEINDGVFEVLSTSGNTFLGGEDFDERIIDWLVEGFQTENGIDLRGDRLALQRLKEAAERAKCELSSVAETTISLPFIAADPSGPKHINAVLSRDKFEEIVKDLVESSVEPCQKALWDAKLQPSDVDKVILVGGQTRSPIIARTVTEVFGKEPSSEINPDEVVAMGAAIQGGVLTGDVKDIVLLDVLPLSLGLETRGGLFVKLISRNSTIPLKNTMTFTTVVDNQQSVEIHILQGEREISSANRSLAKFELVGIPPAPRGVPQVDVSFEIDANGIVSVSAKDKMTGLEQAMQITPSSGLAPDEIERLIIEAETSVERDRGERELILERNRLDSLIRNARRAMVEIGKSLALEDQQTINGILNEAEEMMQSESVSQIQEQLGKVESAANRITAAMLTMA, from the coding sequence ATGGGCAAGGTAATAGGAATCGATTTAGGCACTACGAACTGCTGCGTCTCCGTACTCGAAGGCGGCACGGTGCAGATCATATCGAACAAAGAAGGCGGCCGCACTACTCCGTCGGTGGTCGGCTTTACGGACAAGGACGAACGTCTCGTCGGCCAGATCGCTAAGCGTCAGGCAGTGACGAATGCTGCGAACACGCTGTATGCCGTCAAACGTCTGATCGGCCGCAAATTCGACGCTCCCGAAGTCGAAAAGATGCGCACAAACGTGCCTTTCGAGATCGTCAAAGCGCCAAACGGCGACGCCCACATTCGCGTTCTCGACCGCATTTACAGTCCGCCCGAGATCTCGGCGATCGTGCTTCAGCGGCTGAAACTCGCTGCCGAAGAGTTCCTCGGCGACAAGATAACCGAAGCGATCATTACTGTTCCCGCCTACTTCGACGACATGCAGCGTCAGGCGACACGCGACGCGGGCAAGATCGCCGGACTCGAGGTTGAACGCATCATCAACGAGCCGACGGCGGCTGCCTTAGCCTACGGTTTTGGTAAATCGAAGACCGAAAAGGTCGCTGTTTACGATCTCGGCGGCGGCACCTTCGATATCTCGATCATGGAGATAAACGACGGGGTTTTCGAAGTCCTCTCGACATCGGGCAACACCTTTCTCGGTGGCGAAGATTTTGACGAACGCATAATCGATTGGCTCGTCGAAGGTTTCCAGACCGAAAACGGCATCGACCTTCGCGGCGACCGACTTGCATTGCAGCGTCTCAAGGAAGCCGCAGAGCGTGCAAAATGCGAGCTCTCATCCGTTGCGGAAACGACGATCAGCCTGCCGTTTATCGCGGCCGATCCGTCGGGCCCGAAACACATCAACGCTGTGTTAAGTCGCGATAAGTTCGAAGAGATCGTCAAAGATCTCGTCGAATCGTCCGTCGAGCCGTGCCAGAAAGCTCTGTGGGATGCCAAGCTGCAGCCAAGCGATGTCGACAAGGTGATCCTCGTCGGCGGCCAGACGCGTTCGCCGATCATCGCCCGCACGGTGACCGAGGTTTTCGGCAAAGAGCCATCGTCGGAGATCAATCCTGACGAGGTCGTTGCGATGGGAGCCGCGATCCAGGGCGGCGTTCTGACGGGCGATGTTAAAGACATTGTGCTACTCGACGTTCTGCCACTCAGCCTCGGTCTCGAAACCCGCGGCGGTTTGTTTGTCAAACTGATCTCGCGAAACTCGACCATTCCGCTCAAGAATACGATGACGTTTACGACCGTTGTCGATAATCAGCAGTCGGTCGAGATCCACATTTTACAGGGCGAACGCGAGATCTCAAGCGCCAACCGCAGCCTCGCCAAATTCGAACTCGTCGGCATTCCGCCGGCACCACGCGGCGTGCCGCAGGTCGATGTAAGTTTTGAGATCGACGCCAACGGCATCGTCAGCGTTTCGGCCAAAGACAAAATGACCGGCCTCGAACAGGCGATGCAGATCACGCCTTCGTCAGGCCTCGCCCCGGACGAGATCGAACGCCTCATCATCGAAGCCGAAACGTCGGTCGAACGCGACCGCGGCGAACGCGAACTTATTCTCGAACGCAACCGCCTCGATTCGCTCATCCGCAACGCCCGCCGGGCAATGGTCGAGATCGGCAAATCGCTCGCCCTCGAAGACCAGCAAACCATCAACGGCATCCTAAACGAAGCCGAAGAAATGATGCAGTCCGAAAGCGTCAGCCAGATCCAGGAACAGCTAGGCAAAGTAGAATCCGCCGCCAACCGCATCACAGCGGCGATGCTGACAATGGCGTAG
- a CDS encoding nucleotide exchange factor GrpE: protein MPTDSLDDLDMDSSPSVEDFIRELEAKEKDLHITADLSIEIEDSDVDMNPAQAFVEQDLNLRPAAPDGNASPATKARNFELENEIASLKLKVMELRNERNEIQEKSDRRLKDFENFKYRMDREKRGSFIDQIANLAAQMLPVLDNLNRALDSVPSDAEKKSPEFQQLYDGIVLVNQQLNEVFAGMGVTAIPTEGEEFDPNFHEAVATEERDDMPTNMVSDELLRGYRIGNKVIRHSMVKVTTSTSTHKSIPPQTAEPAAEIESEPHDPDASTTEA from the coding sequence ATGCCCACAGATTCGCTGGACGACCTCGATATGGATTCGAGCCCGTCGGTCGAGGATTTTATCCGCGAGCTCGAAGCGAAGGAAAAGGATCTGCACATCACAGCCGACCTTTCGATCGAGATCGAAGATTCGGATGTGGATATGAATCCTGCGCAGGCGTTTGTTGAGCAGGATCTCAATTTGCGGCCTGCGGCACCCGACGGAAATGCGTCACCGGCGACAAAGGCCCGCAATTTCGAACTCGAGAATGAGATCGCTTCACTCAAACTTAAGGTCATGGAGCTCCGCAATGAGCGAAATGAGATCCAGGAAAAGAGCGATCGTCGACTAAAGGATTTTGAAAATTTCAAGTACCGCATGGATCGGGAAAAGCGTGGTTCATTTATCGATCAGATCGCCAATCTGGCGGCCCAGATGCTCCCGGTGCTTGATAACCTGAACCGTGCACTCGATTCGGTACCGAGCGATGCCGAGAAGAAATCGCCGGAATTTCAGCAACTATATGACGGCATTGTGCTCGTCAATCAGCAACTCAACGAAGTATTTGCCGGGATGGGAGTGACCGCGATCCCGACCGAGGGCGAAGAGTTCGACCCGAATTTTCACGAGGCCGTCGCCACCGAGGAACGCGACGATATGCCGACCAATATGGTGTCCGATGAACTGCTTCGCGGATATCGTATAGGCAACAAAGTGATCCGCCATTCGATGGTCAAGGTCACAACTTCAACCTCAACACACAAGTCTATTCCCCCACAGACGGCCGAACCTGCGGCCGAGATCGAATCGGAACCTCACGATCCGGACGCTTCGACCACCGAAGCGTAA
- the hrcA gene encoding heat-inducible transcription repressor HrcA yields MHQINPRSVTDSGKIPDSRGQIILTAIINEHFVTGEPVGSKVLADKFANASGLSSATIRNVMGELEEMGMLEQPHTSAGRVPTDKGYRFYVDNLLGVLSISNDDLHRIGEEYGLNSLDLGDTPDRLMERTSHLLSALSNNVGIVVSPSLASDRLQHIEFVNLSDNRILVVLVSAPNIVHNKIIRTGVPFTRDELERTANYLNKEFAGKSLAEIRAEIMSLMHEEKALFDKLLQTAVILCSQSIEDEDDRLGEVFVDGTSNILSKSDFADLERLRELLRTIGEK; encoded by the coding sequence ATGCATCAAATCAACCCAAGATCAGTTACTGATAGCGGGAAAATTCCCGATTCTCGCGGTCAGATCATCCTGACGGCCATTATCAATGAACACTTTGTCACGGGCGAACCTGTAGGTTCTAAGGTACTTGCAGACAAATTCGCCAATGCTTCGGGTCTCAGCTCGGCAACGATCCGCAACGTGATGGGTGAACTGGAAGAGATGGGAATGCTCGAGCAGCCTCACACTTCCGCCGGACGCGTTCCGACTGATAAAGGATACCGGTTTTACGTTGACAACCTGCTTGGCGTGCTGAGTATTTCGAATGACGACCTCCATCGCATAGGCGAGGAATACGGCCTGAATTCGCTTGACCTAGGCGACACTCCGGACAGGTTGATGGAACGTACTTCCCATTTGCTTTCGGCTCTTTCTAATAATGTCGGCATCGTGGTATCGCCTAGTTTGGCGAGTGATCGCCTGCAGCACATCGAGTTTGTAAACCTGAGCGACAACCGCATTCTCGTGGTTCTGGTCTCGGCCCCGAACATTGTCCATAACAAGATAATCCGGACCGGCGTGCCATTTACACGCGACGAACTCGAACGAACCGCAAATTATCTAAACAAGGAATTTGCCGGAAAGAGCCTGGCCGAGATCCGTGCCGAGATCATGTCTCTAATGCACGAGGAAAAGGCCTTGTTTGACAAATTGCTTCAAACAGCCGTGATCCTTTGCTCTCAGAGTATTGAGGACGAAGACGACCGGCTCGGCGAAGTTTTCGTGGACGGCACGTCGAATATCTTGTCAAAGAGCGATTTTGCCGATCTCGAACGCCTCCGTGAACTGCTGCGAACGATAGGCGAAAAATAA
- a CDS encoding M48 family metallopeptidase translates to MTEIIQQINELYAEAFRWYDPKRACPAIHVSFYPYVGINHTIRIREGQIFVRIGTICLEMPLACHKGLAYILVGKLLRKKIPVGARAVYSAYVKSDTIRLQAADNKRAKGRKVVTTSKGKVYDLDEIFESINRDYFRHAIEKPVLTWSARKTYRILGHHDATHDHITISTSLDSLDVPRYVVEYVVFHEMLHIAHPTKHVNGRRYNHTPAFKRDEQKFAYYQEAERWIERNVRKLKREAKR, encoded by the coding sequence GTGACCGAAATCATCCAACAGATCAACGAACTCTACGCCGAGGCTTTCCGCTGGTACGACCCAAAACGCGCCTGTCCGGCGATCCATGTTTCATTTTACCCGTATGTCGGCATAAATCATACGATAAGGATCCGCGAGGGCCAAATTTTTGTTCGCATCGGCACGATCTGCCTTGAGATGCCGCTAGCGTGTCACAAAGGCCTCGCGTATATTCTCGTCGGCAAGCTGCTGCGAAAGAAGATCCCGGTCGGAGCCCGTGCGGTCTATTCGGCGTATGTAAAATCCGACACGATCCGGCTCCAAGCCGCGGATAACAAACGCGCCAAGGGTCGAAAGGTCGTGACAACATCGAAAGGCAAGGTCTATGACCTCGACGAGATATTCGAATCGATCAACCGCGACTATTTTCGCCATGCGATCGAAAAGCCCGTGCTGACGTGGTCGGCCCGCAAAACCTATCGCATCCTCGGCCATCACGACGCAACGCACGATCACATTACGATCAGCACTTCGCTCGATTCGCTCGATGTGCCGCGATACGTGGTCGAATACGTCGTCTTCCACGAAATGCTCCACATCGCCCACCCAACCAAACACGTCAACGGCCGCCGCTACAACCACACGCCCGCATTCAAACGCGACGAACAGAAATTCGCCTACTACCAAGAGGCTGAACGTTGGATCGAACGCAACGTCCGAAAACTAAAACGCGAAGCGAAGCGATAG
- a CDS encoding SDR family oxidoreductase: protein MDKIFADNILQGKVAFVTGGGTGITGGVARAFAEHGAKLAITSRKTENLEAMKAEVEAFGGECFTYAADVRDYDAVEKAIAAAAEHFGQIDIVVNGAAGNFLCAADQLSANGFGTVVDIDTKGTFNVCRAAFEELRKSKGQILNISATLHYLATPMQIHVSAAKAGVDAITRNLSVEWGRHGIRVNGIAPGPIEDTEGMKRLLMPELKEKLTRKIPLQRFGRIADIENAALFLTSDAANYINGVTLVVDGGQWLLGTSLA, encoded by the coding sequence ATGGACAAAATATTTGCTGATAACATTTTACAGGGTAAGGTTGCGTTTGTAACAGGCGGCGGGACGGGTATTACGGGCGGCGTAGCGAGGGCGTTTGCGGAGCATGGCGCCAAGCTTGCGATCACGAGCCGCAAGACCGAAAATCTCGAAGCGATGAAGGCTGAGGTCGAGGCTTTTGGCGGCGAGTGTTTTACGTATGCGGCGGACGTTCGCGATTATGATGCCGTCGAAAAAGCGATAGCGGCGGCGGCGGAGCATTTCGGGCAGATCGATATTGTTGTAAATGGGGCGGCGGGCAATTTCTTATGTGCGGCCGATCAGCTTTCGGCGAACGGGTTTGGGACGGTTGTCGATATCGATACCAAGGGAACGTTCAATGTATGCCGAGCGGCATTCGAAGAGCTGAGAAAGTCAAAAGGGCAGATCCTTAATATCTCCGCAACACTCCATTATCTGGCAACGCCGATGCAGATACACGTGTCGGCGGCAAAGGCCGGTGTCGACGCGATCACGCGAAACCTGTCGGTCGAATGGGGCCGCCACGGTATCCGCGTCAACGGAATCGCGCCGGGGCCGATCGAGGATACCGAAGGCATGAAACGCCTCTTGATGCCGGAATTAAAGGAAAAACTAACCCGAAAGATACCACTCCAGCGTTTCGGCCGAATCGCCGATATTGAGAACGCGGCTCTATTCCTAACGTCCGATGCTGCAAATTACATCAACGGCGTCACTCTGGTCGTCGATGGCGGACAGTGGCTGTTGGGAACAAGTCTGGCCTAA
- a CDS encoding aminodeoxychorismate/anthranilate synthase component II, with protein sequence MLLVIDNYDSFTYNLVQYLGELGAEMLIVRNDEVTIDQIEHDVKPDRILISPGPGSPDTAGISLSVIERFANKLPILGVCLGHQAIGQHFGGRVKWAPEPVHGKPVEILHDGKTIFRDLPSPFRAGRYHSLIVERNTLPECLEISAESPDGLVMGLRHRELPIEGVQFHPESILTEHGRKLLQNFLEL encoded by the coding sequence ATGCTGTTAGTTATCGACAATTACGATTCGTTCACTTATAACCTCGTCCAATATCTCGGCGAGCTTGGGGCCGAGATGCTCATTGTGCGAAATGACGAGGTGACGATAGATCAGATCGAACATGACGTAAAACCGGATCGAATACTGATCTCGCCCGGGCCGGGCAGCCCTGATACAGCCGGAATTTCGCTGAGCGTGATCGAGCGTTTTGCAAATAAACTGCCGATCCTGGGCGTTTGTCTTGGACATCAGGCGATAGGGCAGCATTTCGGCGGAAGAGTAAAGTGGGCTCCCGAGCCGGTTCATGGAAAGCCGGTGGAGATACTACATGACGGAAAAACGATCTTCCGTGATCTGCCGTCGCCGTTTAGGGCCGGGCGCTATCATTCGCTGATCGTCGAACGCAATACGTTACCCGAATGTCTCGAGATCTCGGCCGAATCGCCGGATGGTCTGGTAATGGGACTCAGGCATCGAGAGCTCCCGATCGAAGGCGTCCAGTTTCATCCTGAGTCGATATTGACCGAGCACGGCAGAAAACTGTTGCAAAACTTCCTCGAACTCTGA
- the trpD gene encoding anthranilate phosphoribosyltransferase, producing the protein MRHNKTDWLLSAPVTPTNPKANSPLFPYIARLIRGEDLSAKESVEFFRILTDMRHGSIQIAAALTALTAKGETAAELAGMASVMREQAIKIKASQKNAVDITGTGSSSAKTFNVSTAAAIVAAGAGLMVAKQSSRGVTSQTGSADVLGELGVKVAGEPEIAQASLNGVGLCFMFAPKFHPSLKRVGEVRRALGIRTCLNLLGVIANPAVTKQVIGVWHNSLVVPVANALAMLKTDRSWVLHGADGMDEITIAGETHVVEVTGSQTRQFKLTPKDFGLKAGPTTALKANSAKESAAIIREILASKRRDEARSIVVMNAAAALVVGGVAKDPLHAARLAEQSIDSGQAQNKLDRLIQITNKK; encoded by the coding sequence ATGCGACACAATAAGACTGACTGGTTGCTAAGTGCACCGGTCACGCCGACAAATCCAAAGGCAAATTCGCCGTTATTCCCGTACATTGCGAGGCTGATACGCGGCGAGGATCTGAGCGCAAAGGAATCGGTCGAGTTCTTTCGTATTCTGACCGATATGCGGCACGGTTCGATCCAGATCGCAGCCGCACTCACGGCATTGACGGCAAAGGGCGAAACTGCTGCCGAACTCGCCGGCATGGCGAGCGTCATGCGTGAGCAGGCGATAAAGATCAAAGCGTCTCAGAAAAATGCGGTCGATATCACAGGAACGGGATCGTCGTCGGCAAAGACCTTTAACGTATCGACCGCCGCGGCCATCGTCGCCGCCGGTGCCGGATTGATGGTCGCCAAACAGAGCAGCCGCGGCGTGACTAGCCAAACAGGTAGTGCCGACGTACTTGGCGAACTCGGCGTCAAGGTCGCAGGCGAACCGGAGATCGCTCAGGCGAGCCTAAACGGCGTTGGACTTTGCTTTATGTTCGCCCCAAAATTTCATCCGAGCCTGAAACGCGTCGGCGAAGTAAGGCGAGCACTGGGTATTCGCACGTGTCTCAACCTTCTCGGCGTCATTGCGAATCCGGCGGTCACAAAACAAGTAATCGGGGTGTGGCACAATTCGCTCGTCGTGCCGGTCGCAAATGCTCTGGCGATGCTGAAAACAGACAGATCCTGGGTCCTGCACGGTGCAGATGGAATGGACGAGATCACCATCGCGGGGGAAACTCACGTTGTCGAAGTTACCGGCTCGCAAACACGGCAGTTCAAGCTGACACCAAAAGATTTCGGTCTCAAGGCCGGCCCGACCACAGCCTTGAAAGCAAATTCCGCCAAAGAAAGTGCAGCGATCATTCGCGAGATCTTGGCAAGCAAACGCCGCGACGAAGCCCGTTCGATCGTTGTCATGAACGCCGCTGCGGCTCTTGTCGTCGGAGGCGTAGCCAAAGACCCGCTCCATGCCGCCCGCCTCGCCGAACAAAGCATCGACAGCGGCCAGGCCCAGAACAAGCTAGACCGGCTCATTCAGATCACAAACAAAAAATAA
- the lpxK gene encoding tetraacyldisaccharide 4'-kinase: MLWLLGHIFGKVAELRNSLYDKGVLDVFDLRARVISVGNLTAGGTGKTPLVAYISNILHSRGETVCILTRGYGRKDPKERVVVTDGKRILTDAEHAGDEPFELAKKLLGKVIIIADADRVSAGEWARRKFGVTTFILDDGFQHRKVKRDLDIVCIDSTDPFGGGKMLPAGRLREQKVGLDRADVVIVTRANLGSGIAVLRSSIADLNPETQIFTSETAISGVVDLKDIQSKRRPTQREIKEHKVFAFCGIGNPEIFFKQLWQDGFDAAGTKAFRDHFVYSQKDVAEIERLARDSSADLLLTTAKDAVKLQELEFTLPCYVVEIEMVIDRPAELAALV; encoded by the coding sequence ATGCTCTGGCTGCTTGGTCACATTTTCGGCAAGGTCGCGGAACTTCGAAATTCGCTGTATGACAAAGGCGTGCTCGATGTTTTCGATCTGAGAGCGCGCGTGATCAGTGTCGGCAACCTGACCGCGGGCGGCACCGGAAAGACGCCGCTGGTCGCGTATATCTCGAATATTCTTCATTCCCGCGGCGAGACGGTTTGTATCCTTACACGAGGCTATGGGCGAAAAGACCCGAAAGAACGTGTCGTCGTCACCGACGGCAAACGGATCCTGACGGACGCCGAACACGCGGGCGATGAACCGTTCGAACTCGCGAAAAAGCTGCTCGGAAAGGTCATTATCATCGCCGATGCCGACCGCGTTTCGGCGGGCGAATGGGCAAGGCGAAAGTTTGGCGTGACGACATTCATCCTCGATGACGGCTTTCAGCACCGCAAGGTAAAACGCGATTTGGACATCGTTTGCATCGATTCGACAGATCCGTTCGGGGGCGGCAAGATGCTCCCGGCCGGTCGACTGCGTGAGCAGAAAGTCGGCTTGGATCGAGCCGATGTAGTGATCGTGACGCGTGCCAATCTCGGCAGCGGAATTGCCGTCTTGAGGTCGAGCATCGCCGATCTAAATCCCGAAACTCAAATATTCACCTCGGAAACTGCGATCAGCGGCGTGGTCGACCTCAAGGACATCCAGTCAAAAAGGCGGCCGACGCAGCGTGAGATCAAGGAGCACAAGGTCTTCGCCTTTTGCGGAATCGGAAATCCGGAGATCTTTTTTAAACAGCTCTGGCAAGACGGTTTCGACGCCGCCGGAACAAAGGCCTTTCGCGACCATTTTGTCTATTCGCAGAAGGATGTCGCCGAGATCGAAAGGCTCGCTCGAGATTCGTCCGCGGACCTTTTGCTGACGACCGCCAAAGACGCGGTGAAACTGCAGGAACTCGAATTCACGCTTCCCTGTTATGTGGTCGAGATCGAAATGGTAATAGACAGGCCGGCGGAACTTGCGGCTCTCGTTTAG
- a CDS encoding AI-2E family transporter codes for MADQDLPEETPVSEKIRGVESKKAIRRVILDPSSPSVASIARVVIITLILVAVAGYVQSIISSLTYLFFLVVLSVFFAYLIDPIVKLIRKPFKDRSIERFMPRSLAIVIAYLVVFTAVGYAISNVAPRVIEQGKEFGTNLPAYGRAIQQRANELNQRFDRLRIPDDIQNKINEKATSLGEGITLGIGSFVLSSATFVPWLLLIPILAFFFLKDVNLLRLAVLRAFPAGRWRLRAESVLQDVNATLAAYTRAQLISCFLIGTICTIGFYSLGLKYALLLGILAGIFEFVPLLGPASIGLIVILTSAASDDPWKALYVAIFLIVVRIVHDYVTYPRIVRGGIHLHPLAIILAVLAGEQVAGIPGVFIAIPIVAIVTVFYRHILEHQGRRSLFSHWFEEDELPAEENA; via the coding sequence ATGGCTGACCAAGATCTACCCGAAGAAACGCCCGTGTCCGAAAAGATCCGCGGTGTCGAAAGCAAAAAGGCGATCCGGCGAGTTATCCTCGATCCGTCATCGCCGTCGGTTGCCTCGATCGCACGAGTGGTGATAATCACGTTGATACTCGTCGCTGTCGCCGGTTATGTTCAGAGCATCATCTCGTCGCTCACGTATCTATTTTTCCTTGTTGTCCTGTCGGTGTTCTTCGCATATTTGATCGATCCGATCGTCAAACTGATCAGAAAGCCGTTCAAGGACCGCAGCATTGAACGCTTTATGCCACGGTCGCTGGCGATCGTCATTGCTTATCTGGTCGTTTTTACTGCCGTTGGTTACGCGATCTCAAATGTCGCACCGCGAGTGATCGAGCAGGGCAAAGAATTTGGGACCAACCTGCCGGCCTATGGCCGTGCGATCCAACAGCGTGCGAACGAGCTCAACCAACGGTTTGACCGGCTAAGGATACCGGACGATATCCAGAACAAAATAAACGAAAAGGCCACTTCGCTCGGCGAAGGGATCACATTAGGTATCGGCAGTTTTGTATTATCGTCCGCGACATTTGTCCCCTGGCTGCTTCTGATCCCGATCCTGGCATTCTTCTTCCTCAAGGATGTAAATCTGCTCAGACTGGCTGTCCTGAGGGCATTTCCGGCAGGGCGTTGGCGTTTACGGGCCGAATCTGTGCTGCAGGATGTCAATGCGACGCTGGCAGCCTACACAAGGGCCCAGTTGATCTCGTGTTTTCTTATCGGAACGATCTGTACGATCGGATTTTACAGTTTGGGCCTAAAATACGCGTTGCTGCTTGGTATCCTGGCAGGGATCTTTGAGTTCGTGCCGCTTCTCGGGCCGGCCAGTATCGGGCTCATCGTCATCTTGACTTCGGCCGCTTCGGACGATCCGTGGAAAGCCCTTTACGTTGCGATCTTTTTGATCGTCGTTAGGATAGTGCATGATTACGTCACCTATCCGCGTATCGTCCGCGGAGGCATCCATTTGCATCCGTTGGCGATAATACTTGCGGTTCTTGCCGGTGAGCAGGTGGCGGGAATTCCCGGCGTTTTTATCGCGATACCGATCGTCGCGATCGTTACCGTATTTTACCGGCACATCCTCGAACATCAGGGCCGCCGCAGCCTTTTTTCGCACTGGTTCGAAGAAGACGAACTTCCCGCCGAGGAGAATGCATAA
- a CDS encoding alpha/beta fold hydrolase, with product MYPKGNLYIPASHGRLEAILKEPSGERRGVALVCHPHPLGGGTMHNKVVFRAAAGLVDAGLATLRFNFRGVGDSTGKHNEVEGGREDVRDALDYLAGEYANEDLTLAGFSFGSRTGMEVGMADERAKRLISIGTPVDKYGDYEFLLGVTKPILFVHGSRDEFGSVENLRLLTDKIPHAEVVIFENCGHFFDDHLNELRETIREWVSGKIQTG from the coding sequence ATGTATCCGAAAGGCAACCTATACATACCGGCGTCGCACGGACGCCTAGAAGCGATTTTGAAAGAGCCGTCCGGCGAACGGCGGGGCGTGGCTCTCGTTTGCCACCCGCATCCGCTCGGCGGCGGGACGATGCATAATAAGGTCGTGTTTCGAGCTGCCGCCGGACTTGTGGACGCGGGACTCGCGACTTTGCGGTTTAATTTTCGCGGTGTCGGCGATTCGACCGGTAAGCACAACGAGGTCGAAGGCGGACGCGAGGATGTTCGCGATGCCCTGGATTATCTGGCCGGCGAATACGCGAACGAAGACCTGACGCTCGCCGGATTTTCGTTCGGTTCGCGAACGGGAATGGAAGTTGGAATGGCAGACGAACGAGCAAAGCGCCTCATATCGATCGGCACACCGGTCGATAAATACGGCGATTACGAATTTCTGCTTGGCGTAACTAAGCCGATACTGTTCGTGCATGGCAGCCGCGACGAATTTGGCTCGGTCGAAAACCTGCGGCTTCTGACGGACAAGATCCCGCACGCCGAGGTCGTCATTTTCGAAAACTGCGGCCACTTTTTTGACGACCATCTGAACGAACTGCGTGAGACGATACGGGAATGGGTAAGCGGGAAAATTCAAACAGGATGA
- a CDS encoding acyl-CoA thioesterase has protein sequence MEQQPIRDAAIRLTMMPRDTNAHGTVFGGVILSYIDVAGGVEAVRHTKHERFVTVAMKEVIFHEPVFIGDLVSFYASTVKVGNTSITVHVEVEAERFGNKGEVVRVTSADLIFVAINEKREKVKIGT, from the coding sequence ATGGAACAACAACCAATACGAGATGCAGCGATTCGGCTGACGATGATGCCGCGTGACACGAATGCACACGGAACAGTTTTTGGCGGTGTGATATTGAGCTATATCGACGTCGCCGGCGGCGTCGAGGCCGTGAGGCATACAAAGCACGAGCGGTTTGTGACGGTGGCGATGAAAGAGGTGATCTTTCACGAGCCTGTATTTATCGGCGATCTAGTGAGTTTTTACGCTTCGACGGTGAAGGTCGGCAACACTTCGATCACCGTCCACGTCGAGGTCGAGGCCGAGCGTTTCGGCAATAAGGGCGAGGTCGTCCGCGTAACTTCGGCTGATCTCATATTCGTTGCGATAAACGAGAAACGCGAAAAGGTGAAGATCGGTACTTAG